Proteins encoded in a region of the Drosophila sechellia strain sech25 chromosome 2L, ASM438219v1, whole genome shotgun sequence genome:
- the LOC116800453 gene encoding LOW QUALITY PROTEIN: uncharacterized protein LOC116800453 (The sequence of the model RefSeq protein was modified relative to this genomic sequence to represent the inferred CDS: inserted 2 bases in 1 codon), whose amino-acid sequence METLNTTKIPPSKCTPSSVRFGYREYPPSFQVSPGPPCSPCSPGSPTGFSCTRCARARVTSTSRFPAPKPESTIEFQTVYGILXHPTTQTTIRRPRKTQRLLQFLCAIFYMGTKGGTKCRLWLVKVKGWKVFFFPIFLGGEG is encoded by the exons ATGGAAACTTTGAACACGACCAAAATCCCACCAAGTAAGTGTACGCCCAGTTCAGTTCGGTTTGGGTACCGGGAATATCCTCCGAGCTTCCAGGTTAGCCCGGGTCCTCCATGCTCTCCATGTTCTCCTGGCTCCCCGACAGGGTTCAGCTGCAC CAGGTGTGCCCGTGCCCGGGTGACTTCCACCTCTCGGTTTCCAGCCCCGAAACCGGAATCTACGATTGAATTTCAGACAGTATACGGCATCCT gcacccaaccacccaaacCACCATCCGGCGACCAAGGAAAACGCAAAGGcttttgcaatttttatgtGCAATTTTTTACATGGGAACCAAAGGCGGTACGAAGTGTCGCTTGTGGCTCGTTAAGGTTAAGGGGTGGAAGGTGTTTTTTTTCCCTATTTTTTTGGGTGGTGAGGGCTAG